The DNA window TTTTGCCAAACAATCAACGCCATGATTGACACCTAATTCCTCTAATCCATAGTGACTTAATATCGCCAGTACTTGCGCTTTAGATGCCACGCCAGATTGGATACCCGCAGGAGCATCTTCAAAAACGATGCAATCTTCTATCGCAATACCTAAGCTTGAAGCGCCCAACAAATACGGTTCTGGGTCTGGCTTACCACGGGTGATTTTTTCTGCGGTAATCAGTAACTCTGGCATAGGAATTCCCGCCGCGCGAATACGTGCCGATGCCACAGGATACGTACCCGAAGTGACAATACCCCAAGGAACACCCAGCGCATTAAGCTGCTCTAGAAATGCAACAGAGCCATCCAGTGCCACAGTACCTTCCGTATCACGAGATTCCAAATCTTCTAACCACGCCATCTCACTATCAAGATACGCGTCATCTTTGTCTGGCATCAGAAGCGACAAAGACTCACGAGCAGGTCGACCGTGAATCACAGACATAACATGATCGGCATCTAAGTCATTACGCTTAGCCAGTAACGTCCATGAACGCTTCACTGCGCCCATGGAATCAATAAGTGTGCCGTCTAAATCAAATAGACCCGCTTTAAAACGTAGAGAGGTTGTCATCATATGTTCCTGATTTTTCTTCCCATAGTACGCTGGAAATGGCAAGTTTCAACCCTAAAATAGACCTGAAAACACCCTTAGGAAATTTGGCTTAAAGAGTTGGAGATTGCGGCGAGACCTGTCTCACCTCAATTCACCTTATTGCCGTACTTGAACGATTTTTCGCAGCTGACTGCTCTGTATGATCAGCGTTTCGATATAGTCCGTATTTGCCCTATCTAAAAACGCATCCCACTCATCCAACAGCAAGTCATAGGACGTTTCATTAATAAGCCACTCCAAGCATGCTCGCGAGTACTGACCATCAGACAATGCAGCTCGTTCACCCTCCTTACCCCATGGCCAAGATAAACGATAGCGAGGATTGAAATAGTAGCCATCGGTCTTTTGTTGCAAAGAAATGAGAAAAGTGGTTTTTCCACAACCGTTTGGCCCTTGAACGGAGTAGAGCCCATGATTAGCATTCACTAACTGATCCAAACTCACCGTCTGCCCCGCTCGCTCATCGAAAATAGACACTCGGTGATGATCAAAATCCATTTGAGGCTCCGTGCGTGAAAAAGACTCTAATAGCTTTATTTGCCCCCTAATATTGGGAAAGGAAATAACGACGGTAATTAACCCTGTTGCCGAATTTAATAGATAAAAAATTCTCGTCAAATTGATCACCAAGGCGAATTTTATCTCCTGCGCGATATCATGATTGGTCAGCAACCACACCAGCAAACAAATCGTGGGGAGTAATGAACAAAGCGAGATAATCACCACTACTCGGTATTTATATTGTGCTTCGGCAATCCTTGAGTTTACGTATCCACCAATTTTCTCGGTTTTGGCAGATAAAAAACTTAAATAATTGATGCGAGATCCGTTGTGAGTATTGTCATGGATACTGGCTAACTCGTTAGTTAAATCCGCCCCCGTTTCCGTGCGATAAACAGCTAAGTTTTCCATTGACGTTGATACCCAATATCGCACTAGAGCCACTAACACCATGCTGATCATTACCGTGATGAGAAAACGATGATCGAGCGTAAAGCTGATAACCAGCAGACTTAAAAAGAAATTGAGAAACGCCGACCAACTATCAAGACAATAATGCACATAGTTCGCAATGGCTTCTTTGCCTTGTGTTACAAACGCGCCGAGTGCTTTGCCACTTTGAGTTCGAGCTGTCGATTGGTGGTACTTTTTAGCTGCAGAATTCCAAAATAGTTGCAGGCAAGAGCACAGCCAACGCTCTTCATAAAGGTCAGCAAAATAGCCAATCCCATGAGGAAACGTCATACAGGCAACGTAAGATAGCAACCACAGCTGGAACTCTGCGCTATCGAAGCCATGGTGATCTAAGGCATAAACGATTTGAACCGATGAATAAACAGAAAAGGCAATCAGAGATTGATTCACTAGAATCAAAAGTACAGTAATCAGCGAGTTAACGTTGAATAGATCAAACGCTATCTCTTTTGAATTTCGAAATTCCATTGTATGTCAAACCTAGAATTTAATAGTCGAAACCATCCATACAAAAATCTGCATAGACAGCATAAATCTCGCTATGTGAGCCATGTTTTATTGCGTAATAAAACCGCTACTAAATTCGTTAAGGTTTAATCCAACAAGGTAAATCGCCTACTGTGATAGTGGAATGTATGCCATTAGTTGAGCACAATTAAAAGTGGATGTAAACCCATCGCTATAGTGCTAAAAAACGACAACCCCATCAGACACAATCTAAGTATTGCAGCCTTCAGCAAAAGATAATGCTATTCGACATCAGCCCACTCCATCTAACCTTTGCCAAACACTAAACTATGCAAAAAGTTGTACGTCCGGTATGCTGTAAAAACACATAAAGAGGAGAGAACGTCGTTTGTCTCATCTCCCGCCGTAACACAATTTCATTTGAGAACGAGAAAGTGAACCAACTAAAGAAAGAGATCACCCTGTTATCAGGTGTGGGTCAGCTTTCCACTACCCTAATGGGCACAGGACTGTTTATGATCCCGGCTATTGCGGCTGGGATTGCAGGCACCTATACCCTATGGGCGTGGATTGCACTGTTTATTGCTATCTGCCCGATTGCCCTCACCTTTGCGACATTAGGCAAACACTACCCTAATGCGGGCGGTACGGCCTATTTTGTCCGCCAAGCGTTTAATGGCCGGATGGAAAATGCAGTGGCGTGGCTGTTTGTCAGCATTATCCCTGTGGGCATCCCACCAGCAGTGAAATTGGCAAGTGGCTTTCTACAACCACTGCTTCCTGAAGTCTTCAATTCACCTCTGTTTGCGCAAACTTTTACCGTCATTTTATTAATGGCAGCGAACCTCTCTGGCAGCAAATCCTCAGGGCGAATTCAAACCGTTATTGCCATCAGTATCTTTGCTTTGATTGGCGCTTTTTTGTGGAAGGGAGATATCGCTTGGCAAGATACTCAAATGCCAGCCATGCAAAGTAGCCAATGGCTTCCTATCTCAATGGCGTTAGGGGTTATGTTTTGGTGTTTTGTCGGCATAGAAGCTTTCGCGCATATGGGGGAAGAGTTTAAAAATCCTCAACGAGATTTCCCTATCGCGATATTAATTGGTTGTTTTGTTGCCGGCGCGACCTATTTTGCCTGCACCGTGGTGGTGTTAAAGTTTCATGCGTATGGCGGCGAAAGCTTTGATAACGGTTCAATACCGTGGCTAAGTGAGCAACTGTTTGGCCCTCGCCTTGCATCGGTCATTAGCTTAGTAGGTTTTCTTGCCTGCTTTGCCAGTATCAACCTTTACACGCAAAGCTTAGCTCGCATGGTGTGGGCGCAGGCGAGACAACATCGGCCGCACTCTCCTTTAGCAGCGTTAAGTCACCGTGGTGTACCTAAACACGCGACGCTATTGGTGTTTGGCGTGTTACTTGCTTCTTGCTGGTTAGGCGAACTGACCAACATGGAACTGCCGGTGTTCCTCACCCTAGCCAACAGTGTTTTCGTAATGATTTATCTTTTGGCGATGCTGTCTGCCACTCGCCTCCTTCGCGGTAGCGGCAAAGTGCTTGCCTATATCGCTTTATTACTTTGTGTATTGGTCTTTGTTTGTTTGAGTTGGGCAATGCTTTACG is part of the Vibrio porteresiae DSM 19223 genome and encodes:
- a CDS encoding HAD-IA family hydrolase, producing MMTTSLRFKAGLFDLDGTLIDSMGAVKRSWTLLAKRNDLDADHVMSVIHGRPARESLSLLMPDKDDAYLDSEMAWLEDLESRDTEGTVALDGSVAFLEQLNALGVPWGIVTSGTYPVASARIRAAGIPMPELLITAEKITRGKPDPEPYLLGASSLGIAIEDCIVFEDAPAGIQSGVASKAQVLAILSHYGLEELGVNHGVDCLAKADVSTSDIEGEFVLHY
- a CDS encoding ATP-binding cassette domain-containing protein is translated as MEFRNSKEIAFDLFNVNSLITVLLILVNQSLIAFSVYSSVQIVYALDHHGFDSAEFQLWLLSYVACMTFPHGIGYFADLYEERWLCSCLQLFWNSAAKKYHQSTARTQSGKALGAFVTQGKEAIANYVHYCLDSWSAFLNFFLSLLVISFTLDHRFLITVMISMVLVALVRYWVSTSMENLAVYRTETGADLTNELASIHDNTHNGSRINYLSFLSAKTEKIGGYVNSRIAEAQYKYRVVVIISLCSLLPTICLLVWLLTNHDIAQEIKFALVINLTRIFYLLNSATGLITVVISFPNIRGQIKLLESFSRTEPQMDFDHHRVSIFDERAGQTVSLDQLVNANHGLYSVQGPNGCGKTTFLISLQQKTDGYYFNPRYRLSWPWGKEGERAALSDGQYSRACLEWLINETSYDLLLDEWDAFLDRANTDYIETLIIQSSQLRKIVQVRQ
- the yjeH gene encoding L-methionine/branched-chain amino acid transporter produces the protein MNQLKKEITLLSGVGQLSTTLMGTGLFMIPAIAAGIAGTYTLWAWIALFIAICPIALTFATLGKHYPNAGGTAYFVRQAFNGRMENAVAWLFVSIIPVGIPPAVKLASGFLQPLLPEVFNSPLFAQTFTVILLMAANLSGSKSSGRIQTVIAISIFALIGAFLWKGDIAWQDTQMPAMQSSQWLPISMALGVMFWCFVGIEAFAHMGEEFKNPQRDFPIAILIGCFVAGATYFACTVVVLKFHAYGGESFDNGSIPWLSEQLFGPRLASVISLVGFLACFASINLYTQSLARMVWAQARQHRPHSPLAALSHRGVPKHATLLVFGVLLASCWLGELTNMELPVFLTLANSVFVMIYLLAMLSATRLLRGSGKVLAYIALLLCVLVFVCLSWAMLYALVMLAIFMQPWKKTQTIANAIPTMDESR